The Polypterus senegalus isolate Bchr_013 unplaced genomic scaffold, ASM1683550v1 scaffold_5415, whole genome shotgun sequence genome window below encodes:
- the LOC120519277 gene encoding NACHT, LRR and PYD domains-containing protein 1 homolog, with protein MKEKKILLVGKPGIGKTFCVLQLLNLWAESNDDDALYVFYFDAERVHQFRDSADLRSLLFSYCKPKRTIEDDLLRDIENGNANVLIIFDSIDEIQQTSQDEKIERVIDRILKKSDLKKAKIIITGRPSVEDHELSDWADCRVEVRGFGEKSISEYYKSTLEGQPICEEVVMLYAFIVVCYMLSEGRMKSQQKISSVSTPSTVTELYVHIFRHCVGQHMLKRPHSKKAKIDKYTADNKEEIMILAKKAFNAILSKSVNLIDRHLEETPYQSIKRCFLGSTSIDETLTSKETCFAFLHNTMQEFFAAVWILENKNDISDIFHRILTAGESHLKYVIYFLCGLFAKKNSKLMSNLFQENPPKAISESVIHNVIELIQSSEEDIGGEERILFACQCLYEAQSTKACAQVLEAIDFEFCLEDEHIDPHQSRAVTYVVNEAIKRA; from the exons atgaaagaaaagaagatccTACTGGTGGGGAAGCCTGGAATTGGGAAAACCTTCTGTGTCCTCCAGTTACTGAATCTGTGGGCTGAGAGCAACGATGACGATGCactctatgtcttttatttcgATGCAGAAAGAGTGCACCAATTTAGAGACTCTGCAGATCTGAGGTCCTTACTGTTCAGTTACTGTAAACCAAAGAGAACAATTGAAGATGATCTTTTAAGAGATATTGAGAATGGAAACGCCAATGTGCTCATCATATTTGATAGTATTGATGAAATACAGCAGACATCCCAGGATGAGAAGATTGAAAGAGTTATTgatagaatattaaaaaaatctgatttgaaaaaaGCAAAGATCATTATTACTGGTCGACCTTCTGTAGAAGACCATGAGCTATCAGACTGGGCAGACTGTAGAGTGGAAGTACGTGGATTTGGTGAAAAATCAATTTCTGAATATTACAAGAGTACACTTGAAGGCCAACCCATATGTGAGGAAGTTGTGATGTT ATACGCATTCATAGTCGTGTGCTACATGTTGAGTGAAGGCCGCATGAAGTCACAACAGAAAATCTCCTCTGTGAGCACTCCAAGTACGGTCACTGAGCTCTATGTGCACATATTCCGTCATTGTGTCGGTCAGCACATGTTAAAGAGGCCACATTCTAAGAAGGCAAAGATTGATAAGTACACTGCAGACAATAAAGAGGAGATAATGATACTAGCCAAAAAAGCTTTCAATGCCATTTTGAGTAAAAGTGTCAATCTAATTGATCGTCATCTGGAAGAAACTCCTTATCAATCCATCAAACGTTGTTTCTTAGGTTCCACCAGCATTGACGAGACGCTTACCTCCAAAGAAACCTGCTTTGCCTTTCTCCATAACACAATGCAGGAGTTTTTTGCTGCTGTTtggattttggaaaataaaaacgaCATCAGCGACATATTTCATCGCATCCTGACCGCGGGTGAAAGTCATCTGAAGTATGTGATTTATTTCCTATGTGGACTTTTTGCCAAAAAGAATTCCAAattaatgtcaaatttatttcaggaaaaccccccaaaagccatctcagagtcTGTAATCCACAACGTAATCGAGCTCATTCAGTCATCTGAAGAGGACATTGGAGGAGAGGAACGGATTTTGTTTGCTTGCCAGTGTTTATATGAGGCCCAGTCAACTAAGGCGTGTGCTCAAGTTTTGGAGGCCATCGATTTTGAGTTCTGTCTGGAGGACGAGCACATTGACCCGCACCAGAGCCGTGCAGTGACCTACGTAGTGAACGAAGCAATCAAGAGAGCG